In Drosophila willistoni isolate 14030-0811.24 chromosome XR unlocalized genomic scaffold, UCI_dwil_1.1 Seg144, whole genome shotgun sequence, one DNA window encodes the following:
- the LOC6638742 gene encoding vitellogenin-1 isoform X1: MLRSYVLLGFACILLMLLVNQTGTQLNTTASNWWEEVPRVITDILTMKANILTAGPLELAANAIDALCTSTLFIGRVPPQITPDIKKIHFQYMTPCYNYSVPLLDAQKLWQHSKFSKKRKVVILATGWTNTVNDSAAVSMISKAFMCRRDVNFVIVDAAYYVDTLYKWSALNTDLIGEYIAVGLTHLIKLTPLKNIHLIGHSLGAHIMGNAGRTFKRLTGGRLVPRITGLDPAKPCFRRDKQALPGLQRGDAQLVDVVHTNIGILAKRGPLGDVDFYPGGAHPIQPGCLTIGCSHTRAVEYLAESAYSGQESHFLGIKCKSWDELRRRDCTAGSTSSMGYVIDTAARGIYYVDVNGWPPFGRNLKGSSVKDPRTRHCYLCQASS; this comes from the exons ATGTTAAGATCATATGTTTTATTGGGCTTTGCGTGCatcttgttgatgttgttaGTCAATCAAACCGGAACCCAACTAAACACAACCGCCAGCAATTGGTGGGAGGAAGTGCCGAGAGTAATAACTGATATTCTCACCATGAAGGCCAATATTCTTACAGCTGGACCACTCGAATTGGCCGCCAATGCCATCGATGCGTTGT GTACATCAACACTTTTTATAGGACGAGTGCCACCACAAATTACGCCGGATATTAAGAAAATCCATTTTCAATACATGACACCATGCTATAATTATAGTGTTCCTCTGCTGGATGCCCAAAAACTTTGGCAACACTCGAAATTCAGTAAGAAACGAAAAGTGGTTATTCTGGCCACTGGTTGGACAAATACCGTGAATGATTCAGCGGCTGTATCAATGATTTCAAAGGCTTTCATGTGCCGAAGGGATGTTAATTTTGTG ATTGTAGATGCTGCATACTATGTAGACACGTTATACAAGTGGTCAGCTCTGAATACAGATCTGATTGGCGAGTATATAGCAGTGGGCTTAACCCATTTGATAAAGCTAACtcctttaaaaaatatacatttaatTG GTCATTCATTGGGCGCCCATATAATGGGAAACGCAGGACGGACATTTAAGCGTCTGACGGGAGGACGTTTGGTGCCTCGCATCACTGGATTAGATCCGGCAAAACCATGTTTTAGGCGTGACAAACAGGCATTGCCCGGGCTGCAGCGTGGCGATGCCCAACTGGTGGATGTTGTACACACAAATATTGGCATTTTGGCAAAACGAGGTCCTCTCGGCGATGTTGATTTTTATCCAGGTGGAGCACATCCCATACAGCCTGGTTGTCTAACCATCGGTTGCTCTCACACACGAGCTGTTGAATATTTGGCAGAAAGTGCCTATTCGGGGCAAGAATCACATTTTCTTGGCATCAAATGCAAATCTTGGGATGAGCTTAGACGCAGAGATTGCACAGCAGGCAGTACATCGTCCATGGGATATGTTATAGATACAGCAGCTCGTGGTATATATTATGTGGATGTAAACGGTTGGCCGCCGTTCGGACGAAATTTGAAAGGATCATCCGTCAAAGATCCTAGAACCCGTCACTGTTACTTGTGTCAAGCATCGTCGTAg
- the LOC6638742 gene encoding vitellogenin-1 isoform X2, which translates to MQISVIVDAAYYVDTLYKWSALNTDLIGEYIAVGLTHLIKLTPLKNIHLIGHSLGAHIMGNAGRTFKRLTGGRLVPRITGLDPAKPCFRRDKQALPGLQRGDAQLVDVVHTNIGILAKRGPLGDVDFYPGGAHPIQPGCLTIGCSHTRAVEYLAESAYSGQESHFLGIKCKSWDELRRRDCTAGSTSSMGYVIDTAARGIYYVDVNGWPPFGRNLKGSSVKDPRTRHCYLCQASS; encoded by the exons ATGCAAATAAGTGTA ATTGTAGATGCTGCATACTATGTAGACACGTTATACAAGTGGTCAGCTCTGAATACAGATCTGATTGGCGAGTATATAGCAGTGGGCTTAACCCATTTGATAAAGCTAACtcctttaaaaaatatacatttaatTG GTCATTCATTGGGCGCCCATATAATGGGAAACGCAGGACGGACATTTAAGCGTCTGACGGGAGGACGTTTGGTGCCTCGCATCACTGGATTAGATCCGGCAAAACCATGTTTTAGGCGTGACAAACAGGCATTGCCCGGGCTGCAGCGTGGCGATGCCCAACTGGTGGATGTTGTACACACAAATATTGGCATTTTGGCAAAACGAGGTCCTCTCGGCGATGTTGATTTTTATCCAGGTGGAGCACATCCCATACAGCCTGGTTGTCTAACCATCGGTTGCTCTCACACACGAGCTGTTGAATATTTGGCAGAAAGTGCCTATTCGGGGCAAGAATCACATTTTCTTGGCATCAAATGCAAATCTTGGGATGAGCTTAGACGCAGAGATTGCACAGCAGGCAGTACATCGTCCATGGGATATGTTATAGATACAGCAGCTCGTGGTATATATTATGTGGATGTAAACGGTTGGCCGCCGTTCGGACGAAATTTGAAAGGATCATCCGTCAAAGATCCTAGAACCCGTCACTGTTACTTGTGTCAAGCATCGTCGTAg
- the LOC6638741 gene encoding DNA primase large subunit yields MDFHLKKRARNEIKVEVVSLETKYPHNVMIYNYPPIDDIQIEEFEDLALERLRLLRIFDHAGAKGLRLLSDDWKEYVNAELSREGLRNYLRLCTTSGANATGAKHEADIQTRRRDYLSHFILRLAYCRSEDLTRWFIGREMEYFKYKFSALSGPEIKQFLEANNFHFQPLTESQKDEIKDGLYESTAGQSVTKIELLDFYKVPFTQVLDLVRGRRCYLNAGYAYVNTHDLVSIVGTKQQDEIEQGLQAAKLLIDDVEADERIARMLKALHTSYTGKDYTVSREIAVPIESLDQLSKTSMPLCMRVCHEHIRTQHHIKHGGRMQYGLFLKGIGVTLEDSIRFWRDEFSKKMDVDKFTRSYEYNIHHNYGKKGSMVNYSPYSCLKIIKEMAAPGDCHGCPYKALDQTTLKSKLTSYSLSPSACEEIMYFVSRGHYQFACGKYFMLTHNSQTEVAINHPNTYFEESQNLMGNRQKRNPSSQASQAKSKIHQNLIKGHADRSMLMGQDDDELWRIAESQERAYQSQKGISEAFDDDLDLTEIVD; encoded by the coding sequence AtggattttcatttaaagaaacgAGCTCGTAATGAGATTAAAGTTGAGGTGGTTAGCTTGGAGACCAAGTATCCACACAATGTAATGATCTACAATTATCCACCTATTGATGATATTCAAATCGAGGAGTTTGAGGACCTGGCTCTGGAACGGTTGCGTCTGCTGCGCATATTCGACCATGCCGGAGCAAAGGGATTACGCCTGCTCTCCGATGACTGGAAGGAGTATGTGAACGCTGAGCTCTCACGCGAGGGACTGCGCAATTATCTCCGCCTCTGCACGACCAGCGGAGCAAATGCCACCGGCGCCAAACATGAGGCTGATATTCAAACGCGTCGGCGTGACTATTTGTCTCACTTTATATTGAGGCTGGCCTACTGCCGCTCCGAAGATCTCACTCGTTGGTTTATTGGTCGTGAAATGGAATATTTTAAGTACAAATTCTCTGCTCTAAGTGGGCCGGAGATTAAACAATTCCTGGAGGCAAACAATTTTCACTTTCAACCGTTGACCGAATCACAAAAGGATGAAATCAAAGATGGATTATATGAGAGTACTGCGGGCCAGAGTGTAACCAAGATTGAGTTGTTGGACTTTTACAAGGTGCCCTTTACCCAAGTGCTGGATCTTGTGCGTGGTCGTCGGTGCTATCTAAACGCTGGCTATGCTTATGTCAATACCCATGACTTGGTCTCAATAGTGGGAACGAAGCAACAGGATGAGATAGAACAGGGACTGCAAGCGGCTAAACTTCTCATTGACGACGTGGAGGCGGACGAGCGTATTGCCCGCATGCTAAAAGCCTTGCATACCTCATACACTGGCAAGGATTATACAGTAAGCCGAGAAATAGCTGTGCCAATTGAATCCTTGGATCAGCTTTCCAAGACCTCGATGCCATTGTGCATGCGCGTATGCCACGAACACATACGCACCCAGCATCACATAAAGCACGGCGGCCGCATGCAGTATGGACTCTTTTTAAAGGGCATCGGTGTCACCCTGGAGGATTCGATACGATTTTGGCGTGACGAATTTTCAAAGAAAATGGACGTGGATAAATTTACCCGCAGCTATGAGTATAACATTCATCACAACTATGGCAAAAAAGGTTCCATGGTTAACTACAGTCCCTACTCGTGCTTGAAAATCATTAAGGAAATGGCCGCTCCCGGTGACTGCCATGGCTGCCCATACAAGGCTCTTGACCAAACAACACTCAAGTCGAAGCTAACGTCATATAGTCTGTCGCCGAGTGCCTGCGAAGAAATTATGTATTTCGTATCGCGTGGCCATTATCAATTTGCCTGTGGAAAGTATTTCATGCTCACACATAATTCCCAAACTGAAGTCGCCATCAATCATCCTAATACCTATTTCGAGGAAAGCCAAAACCTTATGGGTAATCGTCAGAAACGTAATCCTTCATCTCAAGCTTCGCAGGCCAAGTCGAAAATTCACCAAAATCTAATCAAGGGACATGCGGACAGATCAATGCTGATGGGACAAGACGATGATGAGCTGTGGCGCATAGCCGAGTCCCAGGAACGGGCCTATCAGAGTCAGAAGGGCATCAGTGAGGCTTTCGATGATGATCTAGATCTTACGGAAATAGTAGATTAA
- the LOC6638535 gene encoding toll-like receptor 2 isoform X2 — translation MYFNNFLLIFIFVFGLLTIHGRLVIPSASSKVLDKLGISNFDLETDENDSGQETESNSESRESDDETDLKSILLKYDTDDGNSCLLDLIKDEILWWTYPNGSLKEVNLKYSKNLYLDMSHGNLGEDVDLLQQTELQFRFLGFRKVEIFSAAFNQLSSVPYDTLGTIRKSLKYLSLRGNAFSDILPDAEEKQTMAWATFPKLPRLIELDISNCSIEYISKETFQNITNLRRLFMSNNKIMAINGDTFDYIQKVQYLDLSFTNVLSYNYQWTKTTLEMIVNLVYGLKVHQNTFKLLPELVYLDLSHSKMTRNSAVAFTHLGNKLRYLSLCYTAFPMVSSAIFKNTALEGLDLSGNPFISYNIIDDAFDGIADTLQYLYFERSNLKNIAWSRPLAKLRVLGLAGNNINALSPTTFEPLESLQLLDLSSNHVGNWYRSVFSRNSALRFLNLRSNNINVLTSEMLKDFETLSYLSLGENNFICSCLLRDIIEVAAGNNKDAECSYNLFNRYELNESYSNLTHNLWLERYVPQLTESYHNLLNYKRVNQKFKLRFFSQLNYKSLLTKCPAEQPYQLNEFLNDTTLKFQLLDYDAQHYWCFNETDQVLLVDQLNCQSRTLIILETELHSVTTIVIAVVASIAGISMLALIIYLKRWHIHYYYSSLKSAALLSSASKENPPLLTPLQDPNVVYDIFISYCQNDRSWVLEELLPNVEETGDISICLHERDFQIGVTILDNIISCMDRSHSLMLIISSKFLLSHWCQFEMYLAQHRIFEVSKEHLILVFLEDIPRSKRPKTLQYLMDVKTYIKWPAGKGDKQPKLEERKLFWKRLRKSLEAIGIHSTEWRL, via the exons atgtatttcaacaattttctcTTGATATTCATATTTGTGTTTGGTTTGCTAACAATCCATGGCCGACTAGTGATACCCTCTGCATCGTCAAAAGTTCTCGACAAATTGGGTATCTCCAATTTTGATTTGGAAACCGATGAAAACGATAGTGGCCAAGAAACAGAATCGAATTCAGAGAGTCGCGAATCGGATGATGAAACGGATTTGAAATCCATTTTACTCAAATACGATACAGACGATGGCAATTCCTGTCTATTGGATTTAATTAAAGATGAAATTTTATGGTGGACATATCCAAATGGTAGTCTAAAGGAGGTCAATCTAAAATACT CCAAGAACTTGTATTTGGATATGTCGCATGGTAATCTAGGAGAAGATGTTGATTTGTTGCAACAAACGGAATTGCAATTTAGATTCCTTGGCTTTAGGAAAGTGGAAATATTCTCGGCAGCCTTTAATCAGTTAAGCTCAGTGCCTTATGACACGCTTGGCACAATTAGGAAAAGCCTTAAGTATCTGTCATTGCGAGGCAATGCATTTTCCGATATTTTACCCGATGCTGAAG AGAAGCAGACAATGGCATGGGCCACATTTCCCAAATTACCACGTCTCATAGAATTGGACATTAGCAATTGCAGCATAGAGTATATATCGAAAGAAACCTTTCAAAATATCACCAATCTGAGAAGACTTTTCATGTCAAACAACAAGATAATGGCCATTAATGGGGATACGTTTGACTATATACAAAAAGTGCAATATTTGGATTTATCATTTACCAATGTTTTGAGTTATAACTATCAATGGACCAAGACCACTTTGGAGATGATTGTGAATCTTGTGTATGGCTTGAAGGTACATCAAAATACGTTTAAACTGCTACCCGAGCTAGTCTATCTGGATCTATCGCATTCAAAAATGACACGTAACAGTGCTGTGGCCTTTACTCATTTGGGCAATAAGCTGCGTTATTTAAGTCTCTGCTATACGGCATTTCCCATGGTTAGCAGTGCCATATTCAAGAATACCGCACTCGAGGGTCTGGATTTGTCGGGCAATCCATTCATCTCGTATAACATTATTGATGATGCCTTTGATGGTATAGCGGATACATTGCAATATCTATATTTTGAACGCTCCAATTTAAAGAATATCGCTTGGTCCCGACCATTGGCCAAGCTAAGGGTTCTTGGTTTGGCCGGTAATAATATCAATGCATTGAGTCCCACCACATTTGAGCCCCTCGAGAGTCTGCAATTACTGGATTTAAGCTCGAATCATGTGGGCAATTGGTATCGAAGTGTATTTAGCAGAAATTCGGCATTGCGTTTCCTTAATTTACGTAGCAATAACATCAATGTTCTTACGAGTGAAATGCTTAAGGACTTTGAGACATTATCCTATCTGAGTTTGGGCGAGAATAACTTTATTTGTAGTTGTCTATTGAGAGATATCATCGAGGTGGCTGCTGGCAATAATAAGGATGCAGAATGTTCATATAACCTTTTCAATCGTTACGAACTGAATGAAAGTTACTCCAATTTGACACACAATCTTTGGCTGGAACGCTATGTGCCACAGCTTACGGAGAGTTATCACAATTTGCTGAATTACAAGCGggtaaatcaaaaatttaaactacGCTTCTTCTCTCAGCTCAATTACAAATCCTTGTTGACCAAATGTCCGGCTGAGCAGCCATATCAATTGAACGAATTTCTTAATGATACGACACTAAAATTCCAATTGCTCGACTATGATGCGCAGCATTATTGGTGTTTCAATGAGACAGATCAAGTTCTGTTGGTAGATCAATTGAACTGTCAGTCACGTACGCTTATTATCCTTGAAACGGAATTGCATAGCGTGACCACAATAGTCATTGCAGTGGTGGCCTCTATAGCGGGTATATCCATGCTGGCATTGATCATTTATCTCAAACGTTGGCACATCCATTACTATTATTCGTCATTGAAATCCGCTGCCCTGCTATCAAGTGCATCCAAGGAGAATCCTCCATTGTTGACGCCTTTACAAGATCCCAATGTGGTTTACGATATATTCATTAGCTATTGCCAAAATGATAGATCCTGGGTTTTGGAAGAGCTGCTGCCAAATGTAGAAGAAACTGGCGATATATCAATATGCCTGCATGAGCGTGACTTTCAGATCGGTGTCACAATATTGGATAACATTATCTCCTGCATGGATCGTTCGCATTCCTTGATGCTAATCATATCATCAAAATTTCTACTAAGTCATTGGTGTCAATTCGAAATGTATTTGGCCCAACATCG CATCTTTGAGGTCAGCAAGGAACATTTGATACTTGTCTTCTTAGAGGATATTCCACGCAGTAAGCGACCCAAGACATTGCAATACCTAATGGATGTGAAAACTTATATAAAATGGCCAGCCGGTAAAGGTGATAAACAACCAAAATTAGAGGAGCGTAAACTATTTTGGAAACGCCTAAGAAAGTCATTAGAGGCAATTGGCATACATTCCACAGAATGGCGGCTCTGA
- the LOC6638535 gene encoding toll-like receptor 13 isoform X1 — protein sequence MYFNNFLLIFIFVFGLLTIHGRLVIPSASSKVLDKLGISNFDLETDENDSGQETESNSESRESDDETDLKSILLKYDTDDGNSCLLDLIKDEILWWTYPNGSLKEVNLKYSKNLYLDMSHGNLGEDVDLLQQTELQFRFLGFRKVEIFSAAFNQLSSVPYDTLGTIRKSLKYLSLRGNAFSDILPDAEAFERFLNETRYETANNNNHNQQTQHECEQILAMNNTDLYNRECILYNNNNNNTNTNTNTHISQKTYEDFLRYYVKQLQLLGRPKKQTMAWATFPKLPRLIELDISNCSIEYISKETFQNITNLRRLFMSNNKIMAINGDTFDYIQKVQYLDLSFTNVLSYNYQWTKTTLEMIVNLVYGLKVHQNTFKLLPELVYLDLSHSKMTRNSAVAFTHLGNKLRYLSLCYTAFPMVSSAIFKNTALEGLDLSGNPFISYNIIDDAFDGIADTLQYLYFERSNLKNIAWSRPLAKLRVLGLAGNNINALSPTTFEPLESLQLLDLSSNHVGNWYRSVFSRNSALRFLNLRSNNINVLTSEMLKDFETLSYLSLGENNFICSCLLRDIIEVAAGNNKDAECSYNLFNRYELNESYSNLTHNLWLERYVPQLTESYHNLLNYKRVNQKFKLRFFSQLNYKSLLTKCPAEQPYQLNEFLNDTTLKFQLLDYDAQHYWCFNETDQVLLVDQLNCQSRTLIILETELHSVTTIVIAVVASIAGISMLALIIYLKRWHIHYYYSSLKSAALLSSASKENPPLLTPLQDPNVVYDIFISYCQNDRSWVLEELLPNVEETGDISICLHERDFQIGVTILDNIISCMDRSHSLMLIISSKFLLSHWCQFEMYLAQHRIFEVSKEHLILVFLEDIPRSKRPKTLQYLMDVKTYIKWPAGKGDKQPKLEERKLFWKRLRKSLEAIGIHSTEWRL from the exons atgtatttcaacaattttctcTTGATATTCATATTTGTGTTTGGTTTGCTAACAATCCATGGCCGACTAGTGATACCCTCTGCATCGTCAAAAGTTCTCGACAAATTGGGTATCTCCAATTTTGATTTGGAAACCGATGAAAACGATAGTGGCCAAGAAACAGAATCGAATTCAGAGAGTCGCGAATCGGATGATGAAACGGATTTGAAATCCATTTTACTCAAATACGATACAGACGATGGCAATTCCTGTCTATTGGATTTAATTAAAGATGAAATTTTATGGTGGACATATCCAAATGGTAGTCTAAAGGAGGTCAATCTAAAATACT CCAAGAACTTGTATTTGGATATGTCGCATGGTAATCTAGGAGAAGATGTTGATTTGTTGCAACAAACGGAATTGCAATTTAGATTCCTTGGCTTTAGGAAAGTGGAAATATTCTCGGCAGCCTTTAATCAGTTAAGCTCAGTGCCTTATGACACGCTTGGCACAATTAGGAAAAGCCTTAAGTATCTGTCATTGCGAGGCAATGCATTTTCCGATATTTTACCCGATGCTGAAG CATTTGAGAGATTTTTAAATGAGACACGTTATGAAACAGCTAACAATAATAATCACAACCAACAAACACAACACGAATGTGAGCAAATATTGGCAATGAATAACACTGATCTATATAATCGGGAATGTATattatacaacaacaacaacaacaacacaaacactAACACCAATACACACATTAGCCAAAAGACATATGAAGATTTTTTGCGTTATTATGTGAAACAATTGCAACTTCTTGGAAGACCAA AGAAGCAGACAATGGCATGGGCCACATTTCCCAAATTACCACGTCTCATAGAATTGGACATTAGCAATTGCAGCATAGAGTATATATCGAAAGAAACCTTTCAAAATATCACCAATCTGAGAAGACTTTTCATGTCAAACAACAAGATAATGGCCATTAATGGGGATACGTTTGACTATATACAAAAAGTGCAATATTTGGATTTATCATTTACCAATGTTTTGAGTTATAACTATCAATGGACCAAGACCACTTTGGAGATGATTGTGAATCTTGTGTATGGCTTGAAGGTACATCAAAATACGTTTAAACTGCTACCCGAGCTAGTCTATCTGGATCTATCGCATTCAAAAATGACACGTAACAGTGCTGTGGCCTTTACTCATTTGGGCAATAAGCTGCGTTATTTAAGTCTCTGCTATACGGCATTTCCCATGGTTAGCAGTGCCATATTCAAGAATACCGCACTCGAGGGTCTGGATTTGTCGGGCAATCCATTCATCTCGTATAACATTATTGATGATGCCTTTGATGGTATAGCGGATACATTGCAATATCTATATTTTGAACGCTCCAATTTAAAGAATATCGCTTGGTCCCGACCATTGGCCAAGCTAAGGGTTCTTGGTTTGGCCGGTAATAATATCAATGCATTGAGTCCCACCACATTTGAGCCCCTCGAGAGTCTGCAATTACTGGATTTAAGCTCGAATCATGTGGGCAATTGGTATCGAAGTGTATTTAGCAGAAATTCGGCATTGCGTTTCCTTAATTTACGTAGCAATAACATCAATGTTCTTACGAGTGAAATGCTTAAGGACTTTGAGACATTATCCTATCTGAGTTTGGGCGAGAATAACTTTATTTGTAGTTGTCTATTGAGAGATATCATCGAGGTGGCTGCTGGCAATAATAAGGATGCAGAATGTTCATATAACCTTTTCAATCGTTACGAACTGAATGAAAGTTACTCCAATTTGACACACAATCTTTGGCTGGAACGCTATGTGCCACAGCTTACGGAGAGTTATCACAATTTGCTGAATTACAAGCGggtaaatcaaaaatttaaactacGCTTCTTCTCTCAGCTCAATTACAAATCCTTGTTGACCAAATGTCCGGCTGAGCAGCCATATCAATTGAACGAATTTCTTAATGATACGACACTAAAATTCCAATTGCTCGACTATGATGCGCAGCATTATTGGTGTTTCAATGAGACAGATCAAGTTCTGTTGGTAGATCAATTGAACTGTCAGTCACGTACGCTTATTATCCTTGAAACGGAATTGCATAGCGTGACCACAATAGTCATTGCAGTGGTGGCCTCTATAGCGGGTATATCCATGCTGGCATTGATCATTTATCTCAAACGTTGGCACATCCATTACTATTATTCGTCATTGAAATCCGCTGCCCTGCTATCAAGTGCATCCAAGGAGAATCCTCCATTGTTGACGCCTTTACAAGATCCCAATGTGGTTTACGATATATTCATTAGCTATTGCCAAAATGATAGATCCTGGGTTTTGGAAGAGCTGCTGCCAAATGTAGAAGAAACTGGCGATATATCAATATGCCTGCATGAGCGTGACTTTCAGATCGGTGTCACAATATTGGATAACATTATCTCCTGCATGGATCGTTCGCATTCCTTGATGCTAATCATATCATCAAAATTTCTACTAAGTCATTGGTGTCAATTCGAAATGTATTTGGCCCAACATCG CATCTTTGAGGTCAGCAAGGAACATTTGATACTTGTCTTCTTAGAGGATATTCCACGCAGTAAGCGACCCAAGACATTGCAATACCTAATGGATGTGAAAACTTATATAAAATGGCCAGCCGGTAAAGGTGATAAACAACCAAAATTAGAGGAGCGTAAACTATTTTGGAAACGCCTAAGAAAGTCATTAGAGGCAATTGGCATACATTCCACAGAATGGCGGCTCTGA